The stretch of DNA CTaaactttttttctttctttctttttttttttttttttaatcttcCTTTTATTCTCCTATTTTCTTAATCTTCTTAACCGACTCCCCTAATCTTTGATTCcttctttttaaattattttgtttatatattataatgaaaataatttattatgtttataattaatatatcttaATTTAACTAAagctaaataaaaaatacgtAATTTTTCTTGTGCTaaccatttttatattaaatatatttttttacttaattttcttttttttttttttttcttctaattaaacttttatctttttcctttattcttaaaatattaaaataagaaaaaattacaaaaataaaaatatatatatgtgtatatatatatatgtagatcCTCATAAAACCTTTTTGAATTACCAAATATTATCTAATTAtacaatttaatatttttaaaaaatcctaattctttcttttttttttttttttttgtttttttttttttttttatgtctaCCATATGTTTTGTGAATAcattttcttaattttattttatattatttaatatatatatcacatgtgtatatataatacacttgttaatatatcttttgtTTTGTTTAAATAACATGATGGATTAATGtaaatatgttttttcaAAATGAAGAATGAATTGTAcctttttatttgttcaatgattttttgaataaaatatatttaataatatattaatattattttattttattattttttttttgaattatagAACTACAATAATTAAGGGGtggttttattaaattatatgagcatattttttaacatataaatgatatacatgtgtttttaaatataaatttgttctgtaatatatatttttgtagggtttttatttatttcgttttaaatataataaaagtgtAAAAATTGAAgggttttatttttttttttttttttgtaatttttcattttattattatttctttttttgcttaatattaattttatttgaaaTGTGTTTTAAgaattaaacatataaatataaaatatatattatatatattatatatatatattatttttaggttatcgtaaaaaaaaaaaaaagaatgacCATTTATTAAGTTataatctttttattttatatatgaatatgtatttttttatgcaattacaatcattatatttagctttatagaaaaaaatgcaTATTAGCATTTCCTTGTGAAGATGAAGGTAAGAAAAACTTTCGTTTTAATTATAGGTGGAGGGCCAACAGGTATAACAAGTGGATTGTATTTacagaaatataatataccaCATATATTGATAGAAAAAGATAAATGTATAGAAAAAATTCCAAAGgctcattattataataatcaaacTATGGAAGCATGGAGAAGCATATATCATTTAGATAAATGTTTTATGAATGAAACCGAGAATTTAGATTTCTGGAAGAGTTTTCAATATTCTTTAAGTCTGcataaagataaaattataagtatatataataattttattaataaatatacatataaaaatacatattatgaAGATATTAGTCCATCTAAAGTTACTCATTTGTCTCAGTATAAATTATTaggtattttatataattattatttctttaaaaataaaaaatctaataaaaaacgtgaatttttaaaaaatataaaattaaaattttcaaCATATAAGATATTAAGATTGATAAATGAACATAGTCTcataaaaaatgatgtagatgataaaaaaatatataatattgatgataagataaaaaaaaaattgatgatAAATGATAATTCTTCAAAATATGGTTCCTATGATATATCCGAAATGTTAATAGGATATGAATTTGtagattttataaaaaatgtaaatgatttaaaaaatcttgataataattcttcACTTTCAGAAGAGGAAAAAATCATGTTAGAAAAAGGGTGTGTTGtccataataatatatccgatgataataataaatataatgaacatATGAATTTAAATATTGAACCTGATGATATTCCAAAATATATTcaagataattataaatgtgatgataatatttataatagtaCAAATTATTGTTATCAAAATATGTCCAATTATGTAATAACTAAAATTAGAAATATAGAGACCAATTTAGAAGAGATGATATTAAGTGATTATGTATTTGTTTGTGAAGGTGGGAAAagtaatataaagaattttttaaatattaatgatgagaataaaaaaaattatatgaaatttataaatatacatttcagttcaaaatatttaagtacattaatgatatataatcCATCAAtgttatatttcttatttaatgaatatataggTATATTAGTATGtcatgattataataaaggAAATGTAGTATTACATATTCCTTATATAACCGAAAGAGAAATGTTACTTTATAGTAACcctaataaaattatacaaattattaataaattaataggttttaatttatatgatatacatatacataatatatataaatggacTATGCATAGTTCTATTGCATCTACATTTATAGATAATCATACAAAACGTATATTTCTATTAGGAGATTCAGCACATAAATTACCACCATCAGGAGGATTTGGATTAAATCTGGGTATAGGAGATGTAGTTAATATTTCTTGGaaaattataagaatttttaatttacaacaaaagaaaataaatcacTTTTTTTCTACAAAAGGGATTAATAATTATCAGTCTACTGATATAGAGGATgacttattatataatgatactACATTATCTAATTCTATtgttaatttaattaataatgaaataaaaaaaaaaaaatttataatgaatattttaattaatgaGAAGGAACAagatatgatatataattatatacaatcTTATAATATAGAGAGAAAGTTGGTGGCTAATTTTACTATTACTCAAGctgaaaataattatgagaaaggaaaaaatataccATATATTTTAGGGTACAAccagaataatatattaatagataGGTTATCAAagatatataacaataaacaTACAAAAtgtaagaataataataataaaacatattctaatagttataataataactacatcaattataataatgatatgtcTAGGGGATATAACAAAGTTCAATTTAAGATTTTACAAAATTCTTTACTTTTTCATACTCTTCTTCAAAGTTCCAAGAAAATTATCAACATGTTTAATCAGATcccatttattttttcttataaaaaaaaaaaaataaacaatttaGTAAACACAAGGGAAAATATTTTAGCCTTATTATATCCAGGCGTCGATTTCTgttattcttatattaatacattaaatgatatagaagaaaataaaaatgatgaaaaaattattaataacaattcttttaattgtaatcatataaataatcaaaatatgttacatataaataattataataataaggaagaaaaaatacaaaaacaaaacgatcataatgaaataaagattgtgagaaaatattatgataatatagaaaCTATGGATAATGAATATGATCAAAATAATTTGAAACATAGATGTGAAaatcatatacatataaataaattacaaaatgataaattcAATTCACAAAATATCAATAACAcaaaaaatgattttttttttaaaaatatcagCACTTCtagttattataatattctaaATAGTTATGATAAAGAACaaaacaaattatatgatacaaacaaaaaatcatataacaacaaaattttttctagtaataataatatggaatatATTCCTAAATTAAAagtatgtaaaaatatatatgaatatgaaaTACCTAATATAATTGGATCTAAAATACCTCATTTTAATCTCTATACATtagataaaaattatgtatataaattatcatcAGTTGATTTACCTATATTGAATAACCCTTCATTATCTATTCTCATCCTTCTTTTTGATGAATTACTTTTATATGAAacaattaattttttgttacTTCATAATATACCAAATGACATGTTTTCTTTGTGTCTATGGGACTCAGATGTTTTCCTATATAGAGATAAGACAAGTGGAAACATacaattaataaaagaagaaactTATAATAACATGgataatcaaaatatatctatGGATCACGTTACAATAAGTGACTacgttttttttaaaaagtcgAATGATGAACACGAATCCACTGGAGACATTTCACATGTGAAGCATATAAGTGAGATTGCAAATGGAGttacagaaaaaaaagaaaataataataataataataatgatattaatagtCTTAGGGGTAAAAGATCTATCAATTATGTATTTACATCacgtattataaaaaatatgtttttaaacATTTTAGGGGTTAATTCAAATAATGCGTATGTTATTTTAAGACCCGATAAGCATATTATATCAGCTaatgttaataatttatttgatgaaattaaaaaaataaataatatatatatatgatagcACGAAATgcttacaaatatatatatatatatataatataaattttttttttttttttgtttttttttttttgatataataaaaaaattagctccaaattatacaaaaaaaataaattaaaataaaacaatatgaaacaaattaaaatacaataaaatgttatatattaaggatatatatcattcacataaatatatatatatatatatgtatataatttatatgttatattaatttCTAATTATACATTATTTTCCAAGACACTCTTTAAGTCTAATTTAAAGGCACTCATAAGTACCTGATCAAATATATGAGTAGACTTATCATaggtattattattacataataaattatatgaattatgtGTACCTGtggaattaaaaataaagtttgtatttttctttaaattaaaaaCCATGTTAATATCTGGGTCCCCATAATAACTTCTAAAATATCCATCCTTATGAAATACATATGGTGTATGATGAACACTCTTTACACGATCTGTGAATTTTCTTAtctaaaaaagataaaaataaaaaaaaaaaaaaaataataaaaaaaaaaataataataaatgataaggGGGGACAGAAGAGAAATTAAcgaaatgaataaataggTAAATTataggtttttttttttttttttttgtatgtataatatatgtatacatagcATTTTAAGGAaatacaatatttttaaatgtattggtaaaaatgtatatactAAAATACTTTTGatagtatataataatataaacatataaaatatatatatatatatatatatatatatatttacttgatcatctataattttattcgtatatttatgtatcataaaatggaaaaaagGGATATAAGTCCTGTGGCCTGTTTCccaataaatattattttgttgtaAAAAATAAGGCGCTTCATCTGTATCTCCTGATTTTAAAGAATTATCAATCATTT from Plasmodium sp. gorilla clade G2 genome assembly, chromosome: 8 encodes:
- a CDS encoding FAD-dependent monooxygenase, putative; the protein is MKVRKTFVLIIGGGPTGITSGLYLQKYNIPHILIEKDKCIEKIPKAHYYNNQTMEAWRSIYHLDKCFMNETENLDFWKSFQYSLSLHKDKIISIYNNFINKYTYKNTYYEDISPSKVTHLSQYKLLGILYNYYFFKNKKSNKKREFLKNIKLKFSTYKILRLINEHSLIKNDVDDKKIYNIDDKIKKKLMINDNSSKYGSYDISEMLIGYEFVDFIKNVNDLKNLDNNSSLSEEEKIMLEKGCVVHNNISDDNNKYNEHMNLNIEPDDIPKYIQDNYKCDDNIYNSTNYCYQNMSNYVITKIRNIETNLEEMILSDYVFVCEGGKSNIKNFLNINDENKKNYMKFINIHFSSKYLSTLMIYNPSMLYFLFNEYIGILVCHDYNKGNVVLHIPYITEREMLLYSNPNKIIQIINKLIGFNLYDIHIHNIYKWTMHSSIASTFIDNHTKRIFLLGDSAHKLPPSGGFGLNLGIGDVVNISWKIIRIFNLQQKKINHFFSTKGINNYQSTDIEDDLLYNDTTLSNSIVNLINNEIKKKKFIMNILINEKEQDMIYNYIQSYNIERKLVANFTITQAENNYEKGKNIPYILGYNQNNILIDRLSKIYNNKHTKCKNNNNKTYSNSYNNNYINYNNDMSRGYNKVQFKILQNSLLFHTLLQSSKKIINMFNQIPFIFSYKKKKINNLVNTRENILALLYPGVDFCYSYINTLNDIEENKNDEKIINNNSFNCNHINNQNMLHINNYNNKEEKIQKQNDHNEIKIVRKYYDNIETMDNEYDQNNLKHRCENHIHINKLQNDKFNSQNINNTKNDFFFKNISTSSYYNILNSYDKEQNKLYDTNKKSYNNKIFSSNNNMEYIPKLKVCKNIYEYEIPNIIGSKIPHFNLYTLDKNYVYKLSSVDLPILNNPSLSILILLFDELLLYETINFLLLHNIPNDMFSLCLWDSDVFLYRDKTSGNIQLIKEETYNNMDNQNISMDHVTISDYVFFKKSNDEHESTGDISHVKHISEIANGVTEKKENNNNNNNDINSLRGKRSINYVFTSRIIKNMFLNILGVNSNNAYVILRPDKHIISANVNNLFDEIKKINNIYI